Proteins co-encoded in one Sebastes fasciatus isolate fSebFas1 chromosome 11, fSebFas1.pri, whole genome shotgun sequence genomic window:
- the LOC141776556 gene encoding cysteine-rich secretory protein LCCL domain-containing 1-like, with protein MKRSLPLPGWVRAASLLLCLTRTVLAVVLTNSTQLESILDKYRVKDEEWWRARSRGKRAISEGDMHLILDLHNQLRGQVHPPAANMEYMVWDYELERSAEHWAHTCRWEHGPSHMLTQIGQNLGAHWGRDRPPTYHVQAWYDEVRHYTYPYSQECNPHCPLRCSGPVCTHYTQLVWATSNRIGCAINVCYNMNVWGMIWTKAVYLVCNYSPPGNWWGHAPYKYGTPCSACPASYGGGCRDNLCYKDGGVDRRPAPEIEETNYIEPEPEPVRDRDPQPRAQTPDPSPNDNLERNQVVSTEQMCQQVDCETKLRDQCKGTTCNRYECPPGCLDTPGKAVGTGYYDMQSSVCGAGLHSGVIDNDGGWLDVTRLGRKQQFTKSYKNGIQSIGKNRSANSFKVESVPVKAVTCDTTVALFCPFKKPVRHCPRLYCPRNCLRDSQARVIGTKYYSDKSSICRAAVHAGVIQNESGGYLDVMPVDKRKQYSGSYQNGITSESLMSPTGGKAFRVFAVI; from the exons ATGAAGAGGTCTCTTCCCCTGCCCGGCTGGGTTAGAGCGGCGAGCTTGCTCCTGTGTTTGACCCGGACCGTCCTGGCCGTGGTCCTCACCAACTCCACGCAACTCGAGTCCATCCTGGACAAGTACAGGGTCAAGGATGAGGAGTGGTGGAGAGCCAGGTCGAGAGGGAAGAGGGCCATCAGCGAGGGGGACATGCACCTCATCCTGGACTTGCACAACCAGCTGCGGGGTCAGGTCCACCCTCCTGCCGCCAACATGGAGTACATG GTATGGGATTATGAGTTAGAGAGGAGCGCAGAGCACTGGGCACATACCTGCCGATGGGAACATGGACCGAGCCACATGTTGACACAAATAGGCCAAAATCTTGGAGCGCACTGGGGCAG GGACCGCCCCCCTACCTACCATGTCCAGGCCTGGTATGATGAGGTGAGGCACTACACCTATCCCTACTCCCAGGAGTGTAACCCACACTGCCCACTCAGGTGTTCAGGACCTGTTTGTACTCACTACACTCAG TTGGTGTGGGCGACTAGCAATCGTATTGGCTGTGCCATCAACGTGTGTTACAACATGAACGTGTGGGGAATGATCTGGACTAAAGCGGTCTATCTGGTCTGCAACTACTCTCCACC gggGAACTGGTGGGGTCATGCTCCATACAAATATGGAACTCCCTGTTCTGCCTGTCCAGCTAGCTATGGTGGAGGCTGCAGGGACAACCTCTGCTACAAAG ACGGGGGCGTTGACAGGCGACCAGCTCCTGAGATTGAGGAGACCAACTACATTGAACCTGAACCAGAACCAGTAAGGGACCGGGATCCCCAACCCAGGGCCCAGACACCAGACCCCTCGCCCAATGACAACCTAGAGAGGAACCAGGTTGTCAGCACAGAGCAGATGT GTCAACAGGTCGACTGTGAGACCAAGCTCAGAGATCAGTGCAAGGGGACGACCTGTAACAG ATACGAGTGTCCACCTGGCTGCCTCGACACGCCTGGAAAAGCGGTCGGGACTGGATATTATGACATG CAATCCAGTGTTTGTGGAGCTGGTTTACACTCTGGTGTTATTGACAATGATGGAGGATGGCTGGATGTGACCAGACTGGGCAGAAAACAACAATTCACCAAGTCATACAAGAATGGTATTCAATCAATTGG GAAAAACAGAAGTGCAAATTCCTTCAAAGTAGAGTCGGTGCCTG TCAAGGCAGTAACATGCGACACCACCGTTGCACTTTTCTGCCCTTTCAAGAAGCCTGTACGACACTGTCCCAG GTTGTATTGTCCCAGGAACTGTCTGCGTGACAGTCAAGCCCGAGTCATTGGGACAAAATACTACTCAGAT aAATCCAGTATCTGCCGAGCAGCCGTTCACGCTGGAGTGATCCAGAATGAGTCGGGAGGGTACCTCGACGTGATGCCTGTGGACAAAAGGAAGCAGTACAGTGGCAGTTACCAGAATGGCATCACCTCAGAGAg CCTGATGAGCCCAACAGGTGGAAAAGCCTTCAGAGTGTTTGCAGTCATCTGA